One stretch of Zerene cesonia ecotype Mississippi chromosome 20, Zerene_cesonia_1.1, whole genome shotgun sequence DNA includes these proteins:
- the LOC119835134 gene encoding 15-hydroxyprostaglandin dehydrogenase [NAD(+)]-like — MCEVKDKICLVTGAASGIGAGIARAFVEKGAKHVAILDINEELGEQLAKELNTQYGENKAKFYKCDVTTDELDAAFDETVKTFGYLDVIVNNAGVMNDSPSVYLKAININVTALIRGSLKAYHLMRKDKDGRGGTIVNISSIVGLMQSFLLPVYSATKSAVLQFSNCLGAEQNYTRTGVRVVTVCFGTTETNLIAGTIGAIDETLEAYISPAIAQMPSQGVDNAVRGLITAFEEGKSGSTWLVTSERPAENISENVKKSYEHLSKGVFN; from the exons ATGTGTGAGGtgaaagataaaatatgtttggtTACTGGCGCCGCTTCGGGCATCGGGGCTGGGATTGCGCGGGCTTTTGTTGAAAAGGGGGCAAAG catGTAGCAATTTTAGACATAAACGAGGAATTAGGAGAACAACTCGCTAAAGAACTTAATACACAATACGGAGAAAATAAAGcgaaattttacaaatgtgACGTCACCACTGATGAATTGGATGCAGCGTTTGATGAAACTGTAAAAACATTTGGATATCTCGATGTTATTGTGAACAATGCTGGTGTAATGAATGATTCTCCTTCAGTCTACTTGaaagcaattaatattaatgtg acagCATTAATCAGGGGCTCTTTAAAAGCGTACCATTTAATGCGTAAAGATAAGGATGGTAGAGGCGGCACCATTGTGAATATATCCTCTATAGTGGGCCTTATGCAATCTTTTTTGTTACCAGTGTATAGTGCTACAAAAAGTGCAGTATTACAGTTCAGTAATTGTCTCGGG GCTGAACAGAACTATACTAGGACTGGAGTGCGCGTAGTTACAGTGTGTTTTGGCACAACTGAAACTAATTTAATAGCTGGAACAATTGGAGCAATCGACGAAACGCTTGAGGCATACATATCTCCTGCTATAGCGCAAATGCCTTCTCAAGG AGTTGATAATGCAGTCAGAGGTCTTATAACAGCATTTGAGGAGGGAAAAAGCGGAAGCACCTGGCTGGTTACATCTGAGAGACCAGCGGAGAATATCTCTGAAAACGTTAAAAAGAGCTACGAACATTTGTCAAAGggtgtatttaattaa
- the LOC119834867 gene encoding 15-hydroxyprostaglandin dehydrogenase [NAD(+)]-like: MLSVVDKVVIVTGGSNGIGAEIVAQFLQAGAKYVAILDINKDAGISLENKLNKKHGERAKFIECDVTKDGDLKTAFDEVIVENGYIDLVVNNAGIGDERKYKSVIEINVTALVTSTLMSLELMRKDKGGRGGTIINISSIGALSLKCPTLFIYCATKAAVLQFTTAMGMKPYYDKTNVRMICVCFGITNTDIIPNLHSFDPEVTESIPKLVQSYCVAQSPEDAGKGVVEVYEKADSGSVWFIASSEPPKNITENIESAYGMMLGE, encoded by the exons ATGTTGAGTGTTGTTGACAAGGTTGTGATAGTGACAGGAGGCTCCAATGGCATAGGAGCAGAAATTGTAGCACAATTCCTACAAGCAGGCGCTAAA TATGTCGCCATTTTGGATATTAACAAAGATGCAGGGATATCTTtagaaaacaaattgaataaaaaacatggtGAAAGAGCGAAATTCATCGAATGTGATGTTACAAAAGACGGTGATTTGAAAACTGCATTCGACGAAGTCATAGTAGAAAATGGATACATTGATCTAGTAGTCAATAATGCTGGTATCGGTGATGAAAGAAAGTATAAAAgtgttatagaaataaatgta actgCCTTGGTTACATCTACTCTAATGTCCTTGGAATTGATGAGAAAGGACAAAGGTGGAAGAGGAGGAACCATCATAAACATTTCTTCTATTGGTGCCTTGAGTTTAAAATGCCCAACATTGTTCATTTATTGCGCTACGAAAGCAGCTGTCCTTCAGTTCACCACTGCTATGGGG ATGAAGCCATATTATGACAAAACAAATGTTCGTATGATATGTGTTTGCTTTGGAATTACAAACACCGATATTATACCTAATTTACATAGTTTTGATCCCGAAGTTACGGAGAGCATACCAAAATTGGTGCAATCGTATTGTGTTGCCCAATC CCCGGAAGACGCTGGGAAAGGCGTTGTAGAAGTTTATGAGAAAGCAGACTCTGGAAGTGTTTGGTTTATAGCGTCATCTGAACCACCGAAAAATATAACTGAAAATATAGAATCCGCATACGGGATGATGTTGGgagaataa
- the LOC119834868 gene encoding 15-hydroxyprostaglandin dehydrogenase [NAD(+)]-like, whose translation MHNLNEKIIFVTGGANGIGKSIVQEFLKYGAKVAFLDIDENSGIALEAELKSTFGDVQVMFIRGDVTIDDDLFGAYDKILKEYGTLDVLVNNAGIADESPSMYKKEIEINFTATVTSTLKALEIMREDLGGRGGTIINISSIVAVKLLSPDFFIYAATKTAVLHFSNCIGMIQYYQRTKVRVIAVCLGGTQSDLHENARMFDNTITMDEIIETYKNFGPSQTSAVAAKGIIESYINGESGSTWLVNSCKITDISANIREGYMVMGQDADA comes from the exons ATGCACAATCtaaacgaaaaaataatatttgtcacTGGTGGGGCAAACGGCATTGGGAAATCAATAGTTCaggagtttttaaaatatggagCGAAG gtCGCATTTCTTGATATCGATGAAAATTCTGGAATTGCCCTTGAAGCTGAGTTGAAGTCAACATTTGGAGACGTACAAGTTATGTTTATAAGAGGTGATGTGACCattgatgatgatttatttgGTGCTTATGATAAAATTCTCAAAGAATATGGAACTTTGGATGTGTTGGTCAACAACGCTGGCATAGCTGACGAATCACCTTCAATGTACAAAAaggaaatagaaattaatttt ACAGCCACAGTTACATCAACTTTGAAAGCTTTGGAAATAATGCGAGAGGATTTGGGTGGAAGAGGTGGAACAATCATCAACATCAGCTCAATTGTTGCTGTGAAACTCTTGTCGCCtgacttttttatatacgcCGCAACCAAAACTGCAGTCTTACATTTTAGTAATTGTATTGGT ATGATTCAATATTACCAACGCACTAAAGTGAGAGTTATAGCAGTGTGCTTGGGAGGGACTCAATCGGATCTTCACGAGAATGCTCGCATGTTTGACAATACTATTACTATGgatgaaataatagaaacgTATAAAAATTTCGGACCGTCGCAAAC aAGCGCCGTGGCAGCGAAAGGGATTATagaaagttatataaatggaGAGAGTGGAAGTACTTGGCTGGTAAACAGTTGTAAAATAACCGACATCAGTGCAAATATACGAGAAGGATACATGGTAATGGGTCAGGACGCTGACGCCtag
- the LOC119835150 gene encoding 15-hydroxyprostaglandin dehydrogenase [NAD(+)]-like — translation MSCDLKDKVVFITGGAIGIGAVSVKFFLEEGAKHVAVTDIDVNNGKQLEQELNSEYPGRVSFIKCDVTNDEELFAAYDQVLNQYGYIDIVVNNAGLMNDSPKVYKKSIEVNVTALVTSTFKAWEFMRKDKSGRGGTIVNVASIAAMIQDSFMPVYYATKSAVLQFSNCIGAKENYDKTGVKVIAICYGATSTSLLSKQKLQSFTDLYPNVEDIVKKFPAQSVEAAAKGLVETCKRGESGSTWLVINGKAAEDVTPVIQNAFSVLSEPVYQQ, via the exons ATGTCGTGTGATTTGAAAGATAAAGTTGTTTTCATCACGGGGGGAGCGATTGGAATAGGTGCAGTTTCCGTAAAATTCTTTCTGGAAGAAGGAGCGaag cATGTCGCAGTTACCGACATCGACGTCAATAATGGTAAACAACTAGAACAAGAACTAAATTCTGAATACCCTGGTCGAGtctcttttattaaatgtgaCGTCACCAATGATGAAGAACTGTTTGCTGCTTACGATCAGGTTTTGAACCAATACGGTTATATCGACATTGTTGTTAACAACGCGGGTCTGATGAACGATAGCCCTAAGGTGTACAAGAAGTCGATTGAAGTGAACGTA ACAGCACTTGTAACCAGTACCTTCAAAGCATGGGAGTTCATGCGCAAAGACAAGTCTGGACGAGGTGGCACTATCGTCAACGTAGCGTCAATTGCTGCAATGATCCAAGATTCCTTCATGCCTGTATATTACGCCACTAAGAGCGCTGTATTGCAGTTCAGTAATTGTATTGGG gcaAAGGAAAATTATGATAAGACTGGTGTGAAAGTAATAGCGATTTGCTACGGAGCAACAAGTACTAGTCTTCTGTCTAAACAAAAGCTGCAAAGCTTTACAGATTTGTACCCAAATGTGGAAGACATCGTGAAGAAATTTCCCGCCCAAAG CGTGGAGGCAGCTGCAAAGGGTTTAGTTGAGACTTGCAAAAGAGGCGAAAGTGGTAGCACTTGGCTCGTGATCAACGGTAAAGCTGCTGAAGACGTTACTCCAGTTATCCAGAACGCATTTTCCGTTCTTTCTGAACCAGTATATCAGCAGTAA
- the LOC119834869 gene encoding 15-hydroxyprostaglandin dehydrogenase [NAD(+)]-like has product MPNDLKDKVVLITGAAIGIGAASVKIFLEEGVKHIAITDIDVNAGKQLEQDLNSKYPGRVSFIKCDVTNDEELFAAYDQVLKQYGYIDFVINNAGLMNDGPKVYKKEIEVNVAALVTSTLKAWELMRKDKSGRGGVIVNIASVAALVHSPYMPIYNSTKSAVLQFSNCIGTTENYEKTGVKVITVCYGVTKTSLLSKHKMQNFSDIHEDLEEVLKQFPAQSAEEAAQGLVDACKRGESASTWLVTDGKGARDITPVVQEAYSLFHEAIMQN; this is encoded by the exons ATGCCGAACGATTTGAAAGACaaagttgttttaattacGGGGGCGGCCATTGGGATAGGCGCAGcttctgtaaaaatatttcttgaaGAAGGAGTGAAG caTATCGCAATAACAGACATCGACGTTAATGCGGGAAAACAACTGGAACAGGATCTAAACTCTAAATACCCCGGTCGAGTCTCGTTCATAAAGTGTGACGTCACCAATGATGAAGAACTGTTTGCTGCTTACGATCAGGTTTTGAAACAATACGGCTATATCGACTTTGTTATTAACAACGCGGGTCTGATGAACGATGGCCCTAAGGTGTACAAGAAGGAGATTGAAGTGAACGTA GCAGCCCTCGTTACCAGTACGTTAAAAGCATGGGAGCTTATGCGTAAAGACAAGTCTGGACGAGGTGGTGTTATTGTCAACATAGCTTCTGTAGCGGCATTAGTCCACTCTCCCTATATGCCCATATATAACAGCACTAAGAGCGCAGTATTGCAGTTCAGTAATTGTATTGgg accacagaaaattatgaaaagaCAGGCGTCAAAGTAATAACTGTCTGTTATGGAGTAACAAAAACTAGTCTCCTGTCTAAACATAAAATGCAAAACTTTTCTGATATTCATGAAGATTTGGAGGAAGTCTTGAAGCAATTTCCCGCTCAAAG cgCTGAGGAGGCTGCACAAGGCTTAGTTGACGCTTGCAAACGAGGCGAAAGTGCAAGCACTTGGCTTGTGACAGACGGTAAAGGTGCCAGAGACATTACTCCTGTTGTGCAGGAAGCCTACTCTTTATTCCATGAAGCAATTATGCAGAACTAA
- the LOC119835161 gene encoding 15-hydroxyprostaglandin dehydrogenase [NAD(+)]-like, producing MPNDLKDKVVLITGAAIGIGSISVPLFLEEGVKHIAITDIDVDSGKQLQQELNSKYPGRVSFIKCDVTNDEELFAAYDQVLKQYGYIDFVVNNAGLMNDGPKVYKKAVEVNVTALVTSSLKAWDLMRKDKSGRGGVIVNIASIAGIIQNPFLPVYNGTKSAVLQFSNCLGISESYEKTGVKVIAVCYGATNTSLLSKHKMQSFSDLYENMDEVVKQYPAQSAEDAAKGLVEACKRGESASTWLVADGKPAKDITPVVQKAYALFHEAIYGN from the exons ATGCCGAACGATTTGAAAGACaaagttgttttaattacGGGGGCGGCCATTGGAATAGGTTCTATTTCTGTACCATTGTTTCTTGAAGAAGGAGTCAAG CATATCGCAATAACAGATATCGACGTTGATTCGGGAAAACAACTCCAACAAGAACTAAACTCTAAATACCCCGGTCGAGTCTCGTTCATAAAATGTGACGTCACCAATGATGAAGAACTGTTTGCTGCTTACGATCAAGTTTTGAAACAATATGGTTATATCGACTTTGTTGTTAACAACGCGGGTCTGATGAACGATGGCCCTAAGGTGTACAAGAAAGCAGTTGAAGTGAACGTG ACAGCTCTCGTAACCAGTTCCTTGAAAGCATGGGATCTTATGCGTAAAGACAAGTCCGGACGAGGTGGCGTTATTGTTAACATAGCTTCTATAGCGGGAATAATCCAAAATCCGTTTTTGCCTGTTTATAACGGTACTAAGAGCGCAGTACTGCAGTTCAGTAATTGTCTTGGG atctCTGAAAGTTATGAAAAGACAGGTGTTAAAGTAATAGCGGTCTGCTACGGAGCAACAAACACTAGTCTCCTGTCTAAACATAAAATGCAAAGCTTTTCTGATTTGTACGAAAACATGGATGAAGTTGTTAAACAATATCCTGCTCAAAG TGCTGAGGACGCTGCTAAAGGCTTAGTTGAAGCCTGCAAACGAGGCGAAAGTGCCAGCACTTGGCTCGTGGCAGACGGTAAACCTGCTAAAGACATCACTCCTGTTGTGCAAAAAGCCTACGCTTTATTCCATGAAGCAATATATGGGAACTAA